From the Papaver somniferum cultivar HN1 chromosome 2, ASM357369v1, whole genome shotgun sequence genome, the window TAGATGACTGGCATGCTCGCCTAGGACATCCAATGTTGCGTCTAGTTCAGCGAATTGTGTCTAGTCATTCTCTACCTATTTCCAGTTCTAAGTTTACATTTTGCGAATCTTGCAGAGTCAATAAAAGTAGCCGTCTAGCTTTTAGTCGTAGTTCTACACTTTATTTGGAACCACTCTCTCTTATCGTGTCCGATGTTTGGGGACCTTCTCCAGTTACTTCACGAGATGGTTATCGTTATTATATTCTATTTGTGGATGTGTTCAGTCGTTATATTTGGTTATTTCCAATGAATGCTAAATCAGATGCACTTCCAATTTTTAAAGAATTTAAAGCTAAAATTGAAAATTTATTATCTACCAAGATTAAGGTTTTTCAATCCGACAACGGGGGTGAGTACAAAAAGTTTACTCCTTTTCTTGACTCATGTGGCATTACCCATCGTTTTTCTTGTCCTCATACCcctgaacaaaatggtttagtaGAACGACGTCATCGCCACATTGTCGAAACAGGTTTAACTTTGCTTTATAAAGCTTCCATTCCTCTTTTCTTCTGGGTTAATGCCTTCCAAACATCTGTATTTCTCATAAATCGCTTACCTTCTTCAGTCTCTCCTATTTCTCCACATGAGTTGTTGTTTAAGGTCAAGCCTGATTATGCATCTTTGCGaatatttggttgtttgtgttttCCGTATCTTCGACCATATGCATCCCACAAACTAGATTCTCGCTCTTTACCTTGTGTTTTTCTTGGCTACTGCACCCAGCATAAAGGTTATTTGTGTTACCATATTCCTACTAAACACATGTATATTTCTCGGCATGTGCGTTTTGAAGAATCGGCTTTCCCTTATTCTCAAGTGCAGTCTCCATCTCCGCAGGtatgttcatcttcttctccgaTATCTAGTTATTTTCCGCTGCTACCACCACCATCAATCACTGTGATGGATGGACCACATCCATGCTCTTCTCCTTCACCAGGATCAACTTCAAATGATAACATCCAAGCTCCTCCGGCAACTTCACCAAGTATGCATATGAATATCCCATTACAATCTTCAACAAATGCTAATGTCATTGCCTCTCCTATTATAACAGCACCTACTGCACCCCCTGCTATAACAGAACCACAAATGATGACTCGCTCTAGGCATGGCATCTTGAAACCCAGAGTATTGTTTAATTTACAGGCTACAAAACATCCCTTGTtggttgatgatattgttgagcCGACATGTTTTAGTCAAGCCAATAAAGACCCAAATTGGCGCCAAGCCATGGATGAAGAAATTAATGCCTTACTACGTAATGGTACATGGAGTCTTGTTCCTTCTACTTCGTCTATGAATATTATTGGTTGCAAGTGGGTGTTCAAAATAAAACGAATGGCAGACGGTTCTCTAGAACGTtataaggctaggttggtagcgaaggGATATAATCAACAAGAGGGTCTTGATTATACCGAGACCTTTAGCCCTGTAGTCAAGCCTTGTACCATTCGGACTGTACTAACTCTTGCTGTTTCTCGTGGATGGATTATTAATCAGTTAGATGTTAGTAACGCCTTCTTACATGGAATTCTGGcggaagaagtgtatatgaagcAGCCACCGGGTTTCGTTGATTCCCGTTTCCCTAACCATGTATGCAAGTTACACAAATCGTTGTATGGCCTTAAGCAAGCCCCGCGTGCCTGGTATAGTCGTCTCAGTGGTTACTTATTATAGATTGGATTTACTACTTCAAGAGCAGACACTTCCTTGTTTATCAAGACTTCTTCCAACTATGTCGCGTATATTCTGGTCTATGTGGACGACATTATCATTACAGCATCTAACCAAACAATAATTCAAGACATTATTTTGCAATTGCAAAAAGCGTTTGCTGTTAAGGATCTTGGTGAGTTAAATTATTTTTTAGGCATTGAAGCACATCGATCGTCTGAAGGTATATTTTTATCTCAACACAAATATATAGTTGACCTTCTGAAGAGAACTAAAATGGATGGGGCTAAACCCATTACAACACCTATGAGCAATTCCGTACAGTTGAAGTTAAATGATAGTGCTGCATTTGTGGATCCTACTTTGTATCGCAgcgttgtgggagcacttcaatatcttctttttacTCGTCCAGATATAGCGTTTGCAGTCAACCGTGTATGCCAATTCATGCATGCTCCGACTTTTAATCACTGGTGTGCAGTAAAAAGGATCCTTCGTTACCTTAAACACACAATTGAATTTGGAATTTTTCTTCGTCCGACTGCACTTTCTCTTGCTGTTTGTGCCTACTCTGATTCGGATTGGGGTGGTTGCCCGGTAGATAGGTGTTCTACAAGTGGTTACTGTGTTTACTTCGGTGGAAATATTATCTCATGGAGTTCTCGCAAACAGAAAACCGTTGCTCGATCGAGTACGGAGGCTGAATATAGGGGCATTGCTACTGCCACTGCTGAGCTAATTTGGATAGAATCATTGCTCAGTGAGTTAGGAGTTACAACTAACTCAATTCCAGTATTATGGTGCGATAATCTTGGTGCTACATACATGTCTTCAAATCCGGTGTTTCATGCACGAGCTAAACATATTGAACTTGATTTTCACTTTGTCCGTGAGCGTGTCCAAGCTAAGAAACTTCAAGTACAGTTTGTATCTTCTCGAGATCAAATTGCTgacattttcaccaaaccctTGGGGCTGAATTCCTTTGAGCGGTTTAGGTCCAAGCTCACTGTCTTTCCATCGCCGTTTCGCTTGAGGGGGCGTGTGAAAGCACATGACAGTTGATAAGTTATGGTGGGATATTCTGACGATACTTCTGGAAGATATCGAATTATGCTACAGATACCTTTGTATATATGCTTACCATATAAGCTAATGTATTCTTGATATTTTAGGTATTAAGTATCAATCAACATTGAATGTGATTGAATCCAATTGTAACACAGCTGTACACATATGTAATATCATTCCATTATAAGTACGATTTCTGTGACTCTTCAAAAGAGTATAGAGAACCATTATCTTACACATAGAACGCAAAGGGGCTCGCCCAGCAGTAAAAGAGTTGATTCATTTCGACTTGAAGTTGAACTAGGAACCTCATAAATATGCTACTTGCATGACTCCAATTAATAAACCACAAGGCCCTATCCTTCTAAAATGCAGTTTATCTTCACTAATTTTGGTGAAAGATTTTTTCCAAGAATTTTTTATGCTGAATTACAGGGGCTGTTGAAAGTTAATGAAGAAGGTGTGACAGTTCTTGCATCAGAAATCGATGGTTGTAAAATTAAGTAATATTGCAACCTTCTCTGTGTCTTTTTATTGATGCTCAGTTCCAAGTCTAGACAAATAACCCAAGAAAGACCATATTTTCTTGTCAATGTCGTGCTTTACAGTTTTGCAGACGAAGTAATTCAAGCAACGGACGGTACTGTATACTTCAGTGACCTTAGCACCAAAGTTGGACTCCACAACTGGTATCTTGGGGTGCTCGAAGCTAAGCCTAATGGGAGGATTCTCAAGTACAATCCTTCCACTAAAAAAACGACGATACTTATTGACAGTTTATGCTTCCCCAATGGTGTTGCTCTCTCCAGGGATCAGCATTTTCTTGTGTTCTGCGAAACATGGAGGTAAGCGAAACTTTAAGGCTACCTCAGAAACTAATAACGTGTGCGCCTATGTATATGTATTGTATTATGAAGGTTGCAATTTTCAGATTTCGATGTCTTAAATACTGGCTAGAGGGTAAAAACAAAGGGAAGCTTGAAGTTTTCATGGACAACCTTCCTGGTGGACCTGATAACATCAATCTTGCACCAGATGGTTCTTTTTGGATCGCTTTACTTCCGGTGCACATCGCAAACTGTTATATATAATTGGGGTGTACCTATTGAGATCGATTTATTGATGGTTTTGTGCTGTTTGCAGTTGGCGCCTAAAGGGTTTGAGTTTATACACAAATGGCCGATGTTTAAATATGTAGTTGCACAATTTCCGAAGCTTGTGGAGTTACTAAGGGCCGCAAACTATAAGAGGTCAATGGTGGTGAATGTGGCAGCGGATGGGAAGAATATCATAAGAAAGTTTGACGATGAAGGTGCGAAAGTGATGCCATTTCTCACCTCTCCTCTGGAATTTGAAGGTCATCTCTACTTGGGAAGTCTCGGTACCAACTTCGTAGGCAAGCTTAAGCTTCACAACTAACTAGAGCGAATGACTCAAGCTCATCGCAATATAGTGAAGCTCACTTCTCAAGTAAATGTAAGCAAATCATGTTCGACTGCAAAGAAATGAATCTGGAAAATTGCTTCATGCTGCTAATTAATGTCCAAGTTTGTTGCACCTAGCCTTGATGTGCCAATTACACTATTGGAAATTGTCCTAAATTTCGAGACAGGCGCATAATTTGACTCCCTGCGTTAAGTGCTAGATAAATTGTCGTCCCATAGGTGCCAGCTAGGCCCTTAAACTATCTCCTGCACACTTGGCTCCCTGCATAATTTGGCTCCCTGCGTTAAGTGCTCAAATACTTTGTTCTATTTCCCATAAGAGGAAATACAAAGCCACTgtcatttttcatattttcgctGGTTTTGGCTCAACAATCAGACCAGTGCGCGAAATTGTAAAAGATCGGTTGCCAAGAAGCGAGGGTAACCTGATCTGAGCTGTAAATCCAACTCTAACCTTTAAACACACCTTAATTTGAAGTTCGGCAATCCTGAGAATATGTTCAGAATAGAAACAACCAAAAGCTATAGATTTAATGGGTCTTAAAATTTTGCATAAAAGGTACCCTGTATCTCCCAATGCACATGTTGTCAATAATAACCAAGCACATTCAACAGTATCAGTTCGGCAAGCACGGTGGTAGTTAAATCTTCTCCATCTTAACTAGTTCTTCATATTACAATGCATCAGTGGTGTAAAAGACAATCACAGATTACGCCAAAAAAACGGCAAAATGAAAGTTCTCATCATACCTTTTGACATCCAGGATCACAAAATGGGAAGCCTTCTTTCCTAATGGTTTACAGTATTATCTGATGTTGAcatatctccgatatgtaagactACCCATAAGAACTTTCCCTACTTGAGAAATATTTTAGCATCAGGAGACGCAGGTGTGCAAGCCAATACACTCTCAATTGTCTCAGCTTTTTTAATCTTGAAATTCTTATAATGCTCTTTACCCATTCTCATATCCAGATAATAATATCTTGAGTGGATGTGAATAACCATCTCCTTCAGACATACTGAAATCTGTAGAACATGTTTTACAAAATCCATTTCAACTTTTAGACCTTGAAACTCCTTGATCTCAACTTTCACAAGAGAAGGAACTATATGTAGTTGCTGAACTACTTCTTCATCTGCATTATAGACTCCGGATAATATTTCATCATCAGTTTCCTGCAAAACCAGATAAGATTTTATAAATGACTGAAGTAGTAAAAGGCACTTAAAAGTTGAAATGAGAGAATGCGACATGAATAAACTCACAAAATACGGATGACAGTCTACAGAAAGAGTTTCTAAACAAGGGGAACTCCTCAACAAGCAGATTAGCCCCAGGAACTCCTTATCAGTCTGTCTTAGTTTTACAGACAAATGCTTTAAATTGTAGAGCGGAGACAGCAAATTTATCCCACCATTTGTAATGAGAACCTATTTAGGGAAACAACAAAGAATACCATTATGAACTGAATATTATGCTTAAATTTGTGCTTTAGCTTTCGAGATTAACATCAGATAATTTTGAGATCAAGGACTCTTGAGTAATGCATTGAACTCAATGAAACAAACACAGAGCTCGATAACATACCTCAAGATTACTGGGAGATAGAGTTAGAGACTTCACATTCAGGAGACTCTTTAGAAGCTTGCACACCAACTTGTACTCATAGTGTGGACGATAAAAAATACAAATATCTGCTTCAATGAGATTCTCTGAATTGCATATAGAGAGGTAACCTGCTGATCTGAAGTCCCCTACATACTTCAATTGCAAAAGAGTTGGAATTTGGATAGAGGCATGCTCAAAAGACAACCCTTCATTGCCGTGACAAGAATGCAACTCCAAGCATTTCAAATTGGATTCCTGGGCATTTAACTCGAAAACAGAAGAAGGAATTTTACAATAAAGAAGACGTAATTCTTCGAGGCATGGGCATTTGGAGACTAAATCATACACCGAGTCTTTCTGTAGCTCGACACTTGTAAGTTTAGCAATTTTAACTGATGTAAAACTTTTATACAAAGAGGATACTAACTTACAGCCGGTTAGTATCAGTTGAGAGACTGATGGGTGTGGGAAAATACATGGAGGCAGAGTGTGCATTTCTGAAAATACATCGTATCCTGGAATCCATACTGACGCCGTTTGACTAGATAAATCCAAATCAATTCTCAAACAATTACTCTCCATCGCTAATGTAACCACCATAGAAACTTTAGAACTATAGTTATTGAAATCAGCAGTGTCAAATTTTAATCTTAGCTTCTGTAAAGGTTCGAGTTCATGGAGAGACAGTACATGTGCTACAAAGTCAAGAAACCGTCTCATTTGATCATCCCAGCTCACACCAGTCAACCTTATAGAAAAACGATCATAATCTAGGTCTAATTCAGGAAGTAAAATCCATAAGGACTTCCATCTCTTGGCCAGGAAACTTGTTGTAACAGCTTCTATAGTTGGAACAAGCGATAGAATCCGGACCAAAACATCATCAGGTAAATTACTTATACGATCAATACCATCTCTTCTTACAATTTTCCTAGTTTTGTTTGCCATCTACCAAACAAATACCAACTCTTTCTAAGGTACAATTTTTGTTCCTCAAGTACTTAACCAAAAAATTACACTGCACACAACAACAAAAATTCAAGAATGGAATCATAATCGGGTAATCCCAACAATAACAATATAATTCCTATGAAATTTTCAGAACCCATCTTCAAAATTTTACATACATGGGTAAAAAGAAATCCAAGGTACGAGTTTtgagtaaaccctaggttttaccAACACTTAAATAATACTAGTACTTACATTTGACtaaaagaaattaaggaaatatAATCATCAttggaaatgaaattgaaatcaaAAAGAAGTTACTAAGAATGAGAAAAGAAGATTACCTTTCACATATTTGGAACAAGTGAGGACTGGGGAGGTTGAAACTTGAAAGCCAGATGTGAAAAAAAAGTTCCCCAGacattttttttctctctagGAATGTTAACCGAGTTCTTTTGTGTTATAGGCATCTTCAGTTCTGAAATGGAGGGTGCCCACAgttattttcaaagttgaagaaactttttaccaatgtttttttttttttttttgaagcatgatttTTTTACCAACGTGATAGCACCGGTTGACAGTTACAGGAGGAaatggattatttttttttatctttttttttgccattttgatgttattttttttATCCAATTTTGAGGACCTTATTGGAAAGGTGAACTTCTCTTggaccttttttttattatttagaaAAAGATGTTTCCGTCGTACCATTGATATAAAAGTATCATAAATTCCATGAAGGGAATTACGGTACACTGTTACATCTTCATTCCAATATTGACTATTTAAGTAAATTTTCATAGCTCTTAAACTATTGTCTAGCCAATTATGAGTGATGGCATACTTGttacaaaaaaatagaaaatctaGCTGCCCAAATCATGTGGGTGCTCCtaattaaggtaaaatcttgagCTAAAAAGTTTATGTGAAACTTTATGTTGTTTCCAAAATCTTCACTAATCCGGTATCTTTGTTTTCTGGCTTCAACATACATTCGAACCAgtaatgtgttttcaaagttgt encodes:
- the LOC113350979 gene encoding protein STRICTOSIDINE SYNTHASE-LIKE 4-like; protein product: MQFIFTNFGERFFPRIFYAELQGLLKVNEEGVTVLASEIDGCKINFADEVIQATDGTVYFSDLSTKVGLHNWYLGVLEAKPNGRILKYNPSTKKTTILIDSLCFPNGVALSRDQHFLVFCETWRFRCLKYWLEGKNKGKLEVFMDNLPGGPDNINLAPDGSFWIALLPLAPKGFEFIHKWPMFKYVVAQFPKLVELLRAANYKRSMVVNVAADGKNIIRKFDDEGAKVMPFLTSPLEFEGHLYLGSLGTNFVGKLKLHN
- the LOC113347606 gene encoding putative F-box/LRR-repeat protein At5g38386, encoding MANKTRKIVRRDGIDRISNLPDDVLVRILSLVPTIEAVTTSFLAKRWKSLWILLPELDLDYDRFSIRLTGVSWDDQMRRFLDFVAHVLSLHELEPLQKLRLKFDTADFNNYSSKVSMVVTLAMESNCLRIDLDLSSQTASVWIPGYDVFSEMHTLPPCIFPHPSVSQLILTGCKLVSSLYKSFTSVKIAKLTSVELQKDSVYDLVSKCPCLEELRLLYCKIPSSVFELNAQESNLKCLELHSCHGNEGLSFEHASIQIPTLLQLKYVGDFRSAGYLSICNSENLIEADICIFYRPHYEYKLVCKLLKSLLNVKSLTLSPSNLEVLITNGGINLLSPLYNLKHLSVKLRQTDKEFLGLICLLRSSPCLETLSVDCHPYFETDDEILSGVYNADEEVVQQLHIVPSLVKVEIKEFQGLKVEMDFVKHVLQISVCLKEMVIHIHSRYYYLDMRMGKEHYKNFKIKKAETIESVLACTPASPDAKIFLK